A window of Equus caballus isolate H_3958 breed thoroughbred chromosome 10, TB-T2T, whole genome shotgun sequence contains these coding sequences:
- the ACTMAP gene encoding actin maturation protease isoform X1, with product MISPCPPPPEPPAPPPKAPAPQTPILPPPPLPPHLPDLALPPPSSSLEAPVPPPPPLPPPPTAPGVAPPHVYGLEKSRLLKEALEKAGPVPRGREDVKRLLKLHKDRFRSDLRWILFCADLPSLIQEGPQCGLVALWMAGTLLVPPSGIPLERLVQMAMERGYTAQGEMFSVADMGRLAQEALGCQAELLCGGLGGPNRDHVLRHLVAGHPLLIPYDEDFNHEPCQRRGCKAHWAVSAGVLLGVQHVPGLSYAEDPELPGLFHPAPGMPHQPPSLPEEGSPGAVYLLSKQGKSWHYQLWDYDQVRDSNLQLTDFSPTRAADGREYVVPAGGVRAGLCGQALLLRPQDSSPKPAAALNQGTGPQPQPGSVTV from the exons ATGATTTCTCCATGCCCTCCTCCTccagagcccccagcccctcctccaaaGGCACCTGCACCCCAGACCCCCATcctgccacctcctcccctgcccccacatcTCCCCGACTTAGCTCTTCCACCCCCTTCCTCGAGTCTTGAGGCCCCCGTTCCCCCGCCACCCCCACTGCCACCTCCACCCACCGCCCCAGGGGTTGCTCCCCCTCACGTCTACGGCCTGGAGAAGAGCCGGCTCCTGAAGGAGGCCTTGGAGAAGGCCGGCCCAGTCCCCAGGGGCAGAGAGGACGTCAAGAGGCTCCTGAAGCTGCACAAGGACCG TTTCAGAAGTGACTTGCGGTGGATCCTCTTCTGTGCCGACCTGCCCTCCCTCATCCAAGAAGGCCCTCA GTGCGGACTGGTGGCCTTGTGGATGGCAGGCACTCTTCTGGTGCCCCCCAGCGGCATCCCCCTGGAGAGACTCGTGCAGATGGCCATGGAGAGAGGCTACACAGCCCAGGGGGAGATGTTCTCTG TGGCCGACATGGGCAGGCTGGCCCAGGAGGCACTGGGTTGCCAGGCGGAGCTGCTCTGCGGTGGCCTGGGAGGTCCCAACCGAGACCATGTCCTGCGTCACCTTGTCGCCGGACATCCCTTGCTTATCCC CTACGACGAGGACTTCAACCACGAGCCATGTCAGAGGAGGGGCTGCAAGGCCCACTGGGCAGTGAGTGCAG GGGTCCTGCTGGGCGTGCAGCATGTGCCAGGCCTGAGCTATGCTGAGGACCCTGAGCTGCCAGGCCTCTTCCACCCAGCACCTGGCATGCCCCACCAGCCACCATCTCTACCGGAGGAAGGCTCGCCAGGAGCTGTCTACCTTCTCTCCAAGCAGGGCAAGAGTTGGCACTACCAGCTGTGGGACTACGACCAAGTCCGGGATAGCAACCTGCAGCTGACGGACTTCTCGCCCACGAGGGCCGCCGATGGCCGGGAGTATGTGGTGCCTGCTGGTGGGGTGCGAGCCGGCCTCTGTGGCCAGGCCCTGCTCCTCAGACCACAGGACTCCAGCCCCAAGCCTGCTGCAGCCCTGAACCAGGGGACCGGGCCCCAGCCACAGCCTGGCTCTGTCACTGTTTGA
- the ACTMAP gene encoding actin maturation protease isoform X2, with amino-acid sequence MAGTLLVPPSGIPLERLVQMAMERGYTAQGEMFSVADMGRLAQEALGCQAELLCGGLGGPNRDHVLRHLVAGHPLLIPYDEDFNHEPCQRRGCKAHWAVSAGVLLGVQHVPGLSYAEDPELPGLFHPAPGMPHQPPSLPEEGSPGAVYLLSKQGKSWHYQLWDYDQVRDSNLQLTDFSPTRAADGREYVVPAGGVRAGLCGQALLLRPQDSSPKPAAALNQGTGPQPQPGSVTV; translated from the exons ATGGCAGGCACTCTTCTGGTGCCCCCCAGCGGCATCCCCCTGGAGAGACTCGTGCAGATGGCCATGGAGAGAGGCTACACAGCCCAGGGGGAGATGTTCTCTG TGGCCGACATGGGCAGGCTGGCCCAGGAGGCACTGGGTTGCCAGGCGGAGCTGCTCTGCGGTGGCCTGGGAGGTCCCAACCGAGACCATGTCCTGCGTCACCTTGTCGCCGGACATCCCTTGCTTATCCC CTACGACGAGGACTTCAACCACGAGCCATGTCAGAGGAGGGGCTGCAAGGCCCACTGGGCAGTGAGTGCAG GGGTCCTGCTGGGCGTGCAGCATGTGCCAGGCCTGAGCTATGCTGAGGACCCTGAGCTGCCAGGCCTCTTCCACCCAGCACCTGGCATGCCCCACCAGCCACCATCTCTACCGGAGGAAGGCTCGCCAGGAGCTGTCTACCTTCTCTCCAAGCAGGGCAAGAGTTGGCACTACCAGCTGTGGGACTACGACCAAGTCCGGGATAGCAACCTGCAGCTGACGGACTTCTCGCCCACGAGGGCCGCCGATGGCCGGGAGTATGTGGTGCCTGCTGGTGGGGTGCGAGCCGGCCTCTGTGGCCAGGCCCTGCTCCTCAGACCACAGGACTCCAGCCCCAAGCCTGCTGCAGCCCTGAACCAGGGGACCGGGCCCCAGCCACAGCCTGGCTCTGTCACTGTTTGA